TCAATTGTTGCTACAGAAATACTCTTGATCAATACACTATTCATGATGTCCAAATCACCTGGTCCTGAAATGGGAAAGAGCGCGCGGACTGCGGACGTCACCATGTCGCGACCCCAAAAAGCAGAGAAAAGAGATGCTTGTACGGACTGCTAGTGAGATTGATTATGAACTACTCTACATGCAGTATGCAGTTACTTACTGACACTCTATTCTAAAGTCACAGAACTCCTCTCCCCTAAGAATAAGCAACAGAAGTCCAAGACCCCACACACATGGTACGATTACATGCAGAGCGAGAAACGAGCCCCCGGAGGCCCACGAGATGCACTAGGCGCATATATCAAAGACCCTGAATCCTTCTCCTCGAACGTCGTCATATACCATAATGAGAACTTTGTGGCGATCCATGATCGATACCCCAAATCGACgctccatcttctccttctcccgCGCGATCTCTCCAAAACCCGTCTCCACCCGTTCGATGCCTTTGACAATCCCGAATTCCTAGAAAAAGTCCGGATGGAGGTGAAGAAAATCCGTGCTCTAGCCGCGACTGAGCTAAGGAGGATGTACGGGAAGGAGTCTGCgcaggagaagaggagataTGATGCGCTTGACGCAGATCCTCCGCCGGACGAGTTGCCATCGGGAAGGGATTGGGAGAAGGAGATTATGTGCGGTATACATTCGGGTCCGTCGATGAACCATTTGCATATCCATGTTATGTCCGTGGATCGGTATAGCGAGCGGATGAAGAGTAAGAAGCATTATAATAGCTTCTCTACGCCGTTTTTCGTTGATATTGCTGATTTTCCTCTGCCGAAAAACGATCCAAGGAGGCATTTTAGGAAACTAGGTTACCTACAATCGGACTATATTTGCTGGCGCTGTGGAAGGAACTTTGGCAACAAGTTTGCTGAATTGAAGGGGCATTTGGAGAAAGAATTCAACGAATGGAAACGACAATGAACTAACCGTTGGGAGACTTTTAGCTCACTCAAAGAATGAATACATGGGAAGCGTTATTCTTGATTGGTCTTAGCTAGTCAGTGACCCGCAAAGATAATCTATTACTGGGCACCAAAAAGGAAACCCTCAAGTAATCGTAAATATACACATTTCGAATATAACATGCCAGTGACCTTGTCTGGCCGATCACATTCTCAGCGATCAATTGCCCAAGACCAGCTAGCCAACCCCGAGTCTCCCGGTCAAGACCATGTACCAAGGTCCTTTTCAGAACCAAACGGAGCCATGACCAGGAgtatcctcatcctcttgcGACACTATATTTTTCCTTCAATGCGCTTTAGACACGGTTCTTGACAGAACGCGCGGTACCCTTCACCTTCCGGGCCTCGGGGCGGTTAATGTGGTGAGCCGGAATCCAATCGGCGTTGTAAGTGGTGGCAGAGGAAACGGGACTACCGGCGGTTTCAACGGGAGAtgtctcttccttcttggaTGCACCAGACGACTTCTTGGAGAAGTCGGTCTTTCCGGACTTGCGCTTCTGCGGGAAGTACGGCGCGATCCAAACGGTGTAGAAGAAGTAGACGACACCAGCGAAACAGGTAAGGAGGACGAAGTAGAGGAAGAGGCTGTTCATTAAAGTTAGTCTTGCTTCTTATAATAGCCCTCAGTGACACTTTGATACTCACATGTGGGGGTCGAAGATGCTGGTTTCAGGCTCAACAACGCTGACAGTTCCATTGTACGCGTTGATGGTGAAGAAACGTCCCTCAGCATCAGAAACGATGGAAGCCAAGGTCAATCTCAAGTCCTGCGGGTGCATTTCGTTCACGAAGCTGTAGCTCAATTCCTCCTTCTGGCCAGCAGGAATCTCGACGCCGTATCGCGTGGTGGTCAAGTTGCGGATGATGGCGCTCTGCTCCTCGCCTGGAGTCGACAAACTACCACCGATGAAGTTCAGCGTCACGGGAGAGGATTCCTCATTGGTGACGGAAATAAGCGCCCGAGTTGGGTGGCCATTGACGAGCTTAACGCCGAAGATCTCAGCATCAGGGAAGGACGCCTGCGCCGAGACAGCCAGCTTTGGCGCTTCCACTTCCTCTCCGGCATTCTCGGCAGCCTCCTAATTAGTGGAAGTCACGTTAGCGAAACAATTGGCATTTAAATGAGACAAGACCGGGGGGTGTGAGCATACTGCCGCGAAGCTGGTGCCGATCAAGGCCTGGAGAGAGAGCAGAGCCAACGAGACGAAACCGAAGCGAGCCATTGCGAAACAGAACCGAAGCAAAGGACGAGGgacaaaaaggaaaaggacaggaaggaggaagagaacccaatgggaagaagagagagaattAGAATCGGAGCTATTAATGAAGGGGAATCTTGGACCTTTTTCTCCACGTAGGCGTTTAGATGTCTTAGTCAGCTGACTCCGAGCACTGCGTGGGTGTTTCCAAAACGGGACAGGAAGAAAATCGGGGAACGAAAGAACCCGATATAAAAAGCAAGCGCCGAGAAAGCGCATTCACGCTGGCGCCCTGTACATATCTGGACAAATATATTATTCATCTTACGTCCATACTTCCTGATCTTTCCTCATTTCTGATACCCCTCTTGCCTCCCATATTTGAACTACGATTGCCATTCGTCTCCGCGAGCTAGTCTACCCCGGAAATCCAGCCTTACAACCATGGAAGTTTCGGCTTATTTCGAACGCTATCAGAAGATAGTGTCCATAGAACAGAGAAAGAATAATCTTATCGAGGTAACTATCCTGTCTTGGCTTCAGTTTCAGCTGTCAGCTTTGCTTAATTCCAACTCTCTGTTTAGGAACTTTTGCAACGCGTGACGGACCTCGAAGATGCCTTCTCAAGAGAAAAACTCGACCATGAGCGGGAAATGCGCTTTAATCGAGACATTCAGATTCACGAAATCGAGTTGATGGATAAGCTATCGAGGGTCAAAACGATTATGGTGTGCTTGCTATCTCTCCGTCTCCCTCTTCCCGGCGAAAACCAGTAACTAATCGTACCTGTTATTCCCATCTAGGATCGTGAACCTTTTGTAGTCGTGCTCCTCGACGGAGACGGTATGATATTCAAGGACGAATTTCTACAACAAGGAGGGCAGGGCGGACGAAATGCAGCGTCGCAACTTTCATCCGCCTTACAAACTTATGTCGACGACAATTTCCCCGGTATCTCCGCTCCGAAAATAATGACCAAGATATATGCGAATGTGAAGGGATTAAGCGACATCTGTACGCGTGGGCAGATTATAAATGAGCAGTCCGTTCTCGACGATTTTGTTCGCGGCTTCAATGGATCTATGCCACTGTTAGACCTGGTGGATATTGGAAAAGGGAAACCGTACGACAAGATAAGAGGTATGCGGTCTGGAAGTTGACTTCTCTCTTTCTATAACATTGGAATGGCCCTCATTGCTGGAAGATCCTTTGATTCGAGATGGCAATGTCCGCGACATGGCGGTTCTCTTCATTCGCCACTTCAGTCCATGGGCTAACTTGCTGGCTTCTCCCAGAGATGCTCGACTTGTATATTTACAACTGCCACTGCCACCAGATCTTGCTCGGATGCTCACCCGAAGTCGGATATTCTGAGAAATTGGAAGATATACTAGCAGACCGGGATCTTATCGGACGAGTGTCATTGATTGAAGGAATCACATTCGATAAGGATCTGGAATCATTAAAGCCTTCCTATCGGGTTGCTAATTTCCCAGATATCTTCCGAACTGCAAAGATTACCTCTGCTTTGGCACCTTACAAGGCAGCTGTAACCGCAAAGCCTCGTCCCCTGTTCACGCCATCGCCAATTCAACACGCGGttcccctttcaagaacatCCACCAATACAACCCTGGCCAGCAATAACACACCTATCATTTTGCCTACAGTATCTACGACTTCCGCAAGTACGCCTACCACAGACGAGTTCCAGGTTGTGCGTCCAAAGGCGTCCAATTCATTGCGTCCAAAGACAGTGGAACGAAATAGATATGGTCAACGCGTCGATCGGCTTGATTTCAAGAGCATTCCACGAGAAGACCTGAATCGTCTTAAGAAACTGAAACTCTGTAACTTTTACTACCTGCAAGGCGAATGCCCCAACGAGAATTGCCATCATGATCACACGCGCAAGCTGAGCAAGAATGATTATTTCATATTGTCCGCTATTGCTCGCATGACTCCATGTCGCTTCGGACTGGAATGTGACGATGCAGAGTGTATGTACGGGCACCGCTGTCCGCAGAGCGAACCTGGCAAAAAGGACTGTTATTGGGGCTCGAGCTGTCGATTCGAACCGGAAACTCATGGAATTGATACAACTATCGTCAAACTGACCAAGGTTTAACAATGTCTGTGCAATGACCACGGTCAGGGAATGGTTTCATCCGTGACGTCGTGTCTTCTCAGCCCGCGCCGCTTATATCATGCTCGAATGCTTGCATATATCAAATGTTCGTGTCCATATTCATATACTGTGGCTTGGCAGCTTGCCCATGAGCCACTGACATTCACGCACAATAACTACAATGCTCCCTGACGATACAATATACATAGTATTGTTCTCGAAGTTGTCGCAATTGTGGATCGAttcaaagaaaacaaagtaTACATGGTATCTCGAAAATAGCATAAACCATAACAGACAGTTCCTGAAATCCGCTGGCCGTAAGAATTAAGGCATGCAGCACATCGTAGGAAACAACGAGGACGCGCGTATATATACGACAAAAAACAACGACAAACGAATGCCTATGAATGGATTGTTGTCTGAAACATTCCAAATCTCCTCTCCCAACCGAAACAGCCCTCAAACTTACAACCAAGCTGAGAGTGATCTGCATCTTCACCATCGCCATGCGAGCATCTCACACCGTACTCTTTGATACAGCACGTAAATGGAACGGAGGACACAGGACCCCAGCTCTGGGGGTCAGTTTTACCTTCAGCGGCGGCTTGTGATTTACGTTCTTCGAGATCGCCCCATAGGATGAAAAGCCTTTCTCGTAGTTCACGCAATGATGACTTCTTCCTTCGTAGACTGAAGCAGAAGAGATTAGTAATGCCTGTATATATGACTAGTGGTGAATACTCACTCGACGGGATCTAGACCCAGTAGACACTCGGCATCTGGTCCGGAGACATAAAGGCGTATCCTCTCATTAGGGACACCTGGGCCCGGAGGGGTGGAATTCTCGACGAGAAGACAAAATCGCCATTCCCACCTAATGAAACTTCTTGAATCACTGGAAATATCAAGTTCTTCACCATCAGATGCAACTAATTTACCGTTATCGGGTTCTTCGGGCACGGCAAAGTCTTCCAGGTTGGGCGGGAAAAAGTCGACCACGCGGATATCTGATCGGTAGCAAATGTTTTGGAATGGAAGACGGTATTCGATGCCCTCGGGGGTTTTATATTCGTGGGATTTGTTTGTCAAAATATCCTCCAGTCGTTTGCATTTGACAGAAACATTCATGGCTTTGACTGAAATACGCGCTTTATTAGCTCTTTTCCTTCAGGGTTATTAGAGCTGAAAGGGGTTCTCAAGGGCTCACTATGTTCATTCAAGCGGATCTTCCTGCTAATCTCAAGCGGCTTCTGGCcttcctcctttttcttttcctgcTTTTTCTGTCCTTTGTTCTGCTTGGCCTTTTTAGAGCCCGCGGACTTCTCTGAATTTTCTTCCTGGACATCTTCTTTGCTGTAGTATTTTGCCCAATACTCCTTCCTGCGATCTAGTAATGCACGCGCTCGTTCGTCGCTTGAAGGGCTCACTTTCGTGATACAGATTTTGTCCGGGTAATGACGATCAGTATGCATACTGGCTTCCAAATTATCATAGATACGACCCCGCTTAACGTGCACATTATTTAAGTAAACGAAGTGATTTGGTCGGATGTTTACGCGAGCGAAGGCAGCATGCGGGTCCCAAAGCGTTATCCGAAGCGTCATACGTCCTAAAGGCCCGTTACGCTTCCTCTTCGGGCGTGTCAAGTAATTAAAGCTGTCTCCTTCACGGCCGTCGCCATCATCTGCCCCTCCATCCGACAAACCATCATTAGGAGTATAATCAGTGACATCGATGATAACCTTTTCACTGTCATTGTCGCTAATGCTGAGAACTTCGCAAACGAGGATCACATATGTGCGCGCCACGATGTCCTTGATAAGAGCAAACTGCTTCCCGCCAGGTTTCGGATTGGACACAGAAGCTTGAACCACTTGAGAGCTCCTATAAGCCTCCACAGCACGCAGATGGCCAGTGGCATCAACCGAAGAGGCGCGTTTCAGCAGCGCTAGTGCatatttcttttccaaattAGATGGCTCAAAAGGCTTTGGACCGGAGATTGGTGACGCGGTGGTTCTTGCGTCCGACTCTTGCCGGTAAATGGCCCACGGAACTGTCTCATGCTGGGAAGCAACTGCGATTGTCTTCCCGTTGAATGTCCGTACCTACGAGTAAAGAGTCAGCACGTATAATAATAAAAGGATTATGAGCACCAGCTTACTCGGAGACCTTGTAAGAGCACAACGTCGCGCTCCTTGATCGGAGGTAATGATGCTCGATCATCATTGAAATACTTGATTTTCAGTCCGTCCCAAGAATGCCCGTTGTCCAGGTTTATGTCTTTTAGGGTAAATGTGATACACACGGATGAACCACCTGTCTTGAAGACATCGCCAAAGACATCGACAACAACCCCAATCACGTTCACGGAGCCTCTGGAGTATAGGGCCGTGGTAATATCCACGTAGCCTGGTGGTACCATTGCTCACATTCGGAAGAGACGAGATGACTATGATGCAAACGGCCAGGGGCACATCTAAAAGAGCATAATACGTCCTCTTCCCGAATAAATATTGGCAAATCGTAGTAATCACCCGAGATCCAAAACAGCCCGCGAACAGGAATATCACGTGTAGCTTCCCAAACCAGGGTCA
The sequence above is a segment of the Aspergillus chevalieri M1 DNA, chromosome 6, nearly complete sequence genome. Coding sequences within it:
- the HNT3 gene encoding DNA 5'-adenosine monophosphate hydrolase (COG:S;~EggNog:ENOG410PNGU;~InterPro:IPR011146,IPR026963,IPR032566,IPR036265;~PFAM:PF11969,PF01230,PF16278;~go_function: GO:0003677 - DNA binding [Evidence IEA];~go_function: GO:0003824 - catalytic activity [Evidence IEA];~go_function: GO:0033699 - DNA 5'-adenosine monophosphate hydrolase activity [Evidence IEA];~go_process: GO:0006281 - DNA repair [Evidence IEA]), which codes for MMSKSPGPEMGKSARTADVTMSRPQKAEKRDAFTELLSPKNKQQKSKTPHTWYDYMQSEKRAPGGPRDALGAYIKDPESFSSNVVIYHNENFVAIHDRYPKSTLHLLLLPRDLSKTRLHPFDAFDNPEFLEKVRMEVKKIRALAATELRRMYGKESAQEKRRYDALDADPPPDELPSGRDWEKEIMCGIHSGPSMNHLHIHVMSVDRYSERMKSKKHYNSFSTPFFVDIADFPLPKNDPRRHFRKLGYLQSDYICWRCGRNFGNKFAELKGHLEKEFNEWKRQ
- a CDS encoding putative translocon-associated protein, alpha subunit (COG:U;~EggNog:ENOG410PP6Y;~InterPro:IPR005595;~PFAM:PF03896;~SECRETED:SignalP(1-23);~TransMembrane:1 (n4-14c23/24o170-196i);~go_component: GO:0005789 - endoplasmic reticulum membrane [Evidence IEA]); its protein translation is MARFGFVSLALLSLQALIGTSFAAEAAENAGEEVEAPKLAVSAQASFPDAEIFGVKLVNGHPTRALISVTNEESSPVTLNFIGGSLSTPGEEQSAIIRNLTTTRYGVEIPAGQKEELSYSFVNEMHPQDLRLTLASIVSDAEGRFFTINAYNGTVSVVEPETSIFDPHILFLYFVLLTCFAGVVYFFYTVWIAPYFPQKRKSGKTDFSKKSSGASKKEETSPVETAGSPVSSATTYNADWIPAHHINRPEARKVKGTARSVKNRV
- a CDS encoding telomere-binding alpha subunit central domain protein (COG:S;~EggNog:ENOG410PWQN;~InterPro:IPR028389,IPR011564,IPR012340,IPR032042;~PFAM:PF02765,PF16686;~go_component: GO:0000784 - nuclear chromosome, telomeric region [Evidence IEA];~go_function: GO:0003677 - DNA binding [Evidence IEA];~go_function: GO:0043047 - single-stranded telomeric DNA binding [Evidence IEA];~go_process: GO:0000723 - telomere maintenance [Evidence IEA]); the encoded protein is MVPPGYVDITTALYSRGSVNVIGVVVDVFGDVFKTGGSSVCITFTLKDINLDNGHSWDGLKIKYFNDDRASLPPIKERDVVLLQGLRVRTFNGKTIAVASQHETVPWAIYRQESDARTTASPISGPKPFEPSNLEKKYALALLKRASSVDATGHLRAVEAYRSSQVVQASVSNPKPGGKQFALIKDIVARTYVILVCEVLSISDNDSEKVIIDVTDYTPNDGLSDGGADDGDGREGDSFNYLTRPKRKRNGPLGRMTLRITLWDPHAAFARVNIRPNHFVYLNNVHVKRGRIYDNLEASMHTDRHYPDKICITKVSPSSDERARALLDRRKEYWAKYYSKEDVQEENSEKSAGSKKAKQNKGQKKQEKKKEEGQKPLEISRKIRLNEHIKAMNVSVKCKRLEDILTNKSHEYKTPEGIEYRLPFQNICYRSDIRVVDFFPPNLEDFAVPEEPDNGKLVASDGEELDISSDSRSFIRWEWRFCLLVENSTPPGPGVPNERIRLYVSGPDAECLLGLDPVDLRRKKSSLRELRERLFILWGDLEERKSQAAAEGKTDPQSWGPVSSVPFTCCIKEYGVRCSHGDGEDADHSQLGCKFEGCFGWERRFGMFQTTIHS
- a CDS encoding CCCH zinc finger protein (COG:S;~EggNog:ENOG410PNNW;~InterPro:IPR000571;~go_function: GO:0046872 - metal ion binding [Evidence IEA]) codes for the protein MEVSAYFERYQKIVSIEQRKNNLIEELLQRVTDLEDAFSREKLDHEREMRFNRDIQIHEIELMDKLSRVKTIMDREPFVVVLLDGDGMIFKDEFLQQGGQGGRNAASQLSSALQTYVDDNFPGISAPKIMTKIYANVKGLSDICTRGQIINEQSVLDDFVRGFNGSMPLLDLVDIGKGKPYDKIREMLDLYIYNCHCHQILLGCSPEVGYSEKLEDILADRDLIGRVSLIEGITFDKDLESLKPSYRVANFPDIFRTAKITSALAPYKAAVTAKPRPLFTPSPIQHAVPLSRTSTNTTLASNNTPIILPTVSTTSASTPTTDEFQVVRPKASNSLRPKTVERNRYGQRVDRLDFKSIPREDLNRLKKLKLCNFYYLQGECPNENCHHDHTRKLSKNDYFILSAIARMTPCRFGLECDDAECMYGHRCPQSEPGKKDCYWGSSCRFEPETHGIDTTIVKLTKV